DNA sequence from the Scophthalmus maximus strain ysfricsl-2021 chromosome 1, ASM2237912v1, whole genome shotgun sequence genome:
AAGCTGCGGTGCTGTGGTCGAGGTCTCATTACAGGTGAGACACAATTATCTTCCAATGCTTCCCATAGATCCTCGGATGTTCATCAAAGTAAAGTAAGTAAATTAATCAAGGAACTTCTGTGCAGAAAtatacaaattgtttttttcaacttcacATTAATTAATAGGCTCTTTGGCTTTTTTAATCAGCCACTCACAGTGGAGACCCTGGGATAGCAAGGTCGGTGCGACATCCTTTTCAGTCCAGACTTAGATGTGTCAAAAAACTGTTTGTACAAAATTGCATGGCAATAAATCCAGACATTCATGGACACCAGAGGTTGAATTACCCTGACTATGACTATTGGCTATATTGCCATTAAACCTGGTACACacattcttattattattatttgtgcaTGCTGTTGTTAGCAGCTGGGGGTCACTGATGTACaacctcacagagctgctggcatCGACTCACTCGGCCTAGGTGGTATCACCACGTTATAATCTCCGATGGCCTTAAACCTGGATGAACAGACGGCTGTCATCACTCATCTGACCCCACATCCCAATGATGTCACTCCCGTCTGTCTGGGGACAGCTCTGCCTGCCAACCTCTTGGCGACTGACCCaatttcagaaaaagacaaagtgcaCGTCATCAATCTGAGGACAGGGAACGGGGATATGAGGCCGACTAGTCCTGAAAGGCCACAGTATGCACTTATTTTACTAGACGGGTGTGTTAACAGACCGTACACCATTGCTGCCCAGTCGTATTAATCTAGAATCCACTGACGGTAGTGTGGGGATTACAGCATCTGGTGACTCATTGGTCTAATGCCTTATAAACAGAGATGGTGGTTATGCAACCAAAGACATCGCCATATGGCAGAGTTGAAAATGAGTAATGAAAAAGCCAAGAGGCCAAGTGTTACTTCATTTAGGATTAAAGtgccttttcctttcattttcattttatgtggTTTATGCGACGACTAATTGAACTCataggtagtttttttttgcgtgtaGACTTGACTGTACAGCTGCTCTGGCACTAACAGTTGTTACTCGTCGGCATTTTTACAGCTTCTGCGAGATCCCAGCAAAGTGGATCTAATGCACTTTACATTGTCAGCTCCACAACCCAAGGGACGTCTGAAAATACAGGCCCCGTAAAAGCTTTTACGTAAGATGAGCAGTCATGAGGACACTTGGGTTTGGGATCAGACAAGACGACCCACCTCCCCccattaatttatttatgtgaaCATTTTGCACAAATGACTCCCAGCAGCATTTTTGAAGCAGGCCTCTTACATAAGTCGAACTTTAACAGTCGTCCCCGTTATGTCATCTTTCTCCATAACACACTTGACAGATTATGATATCAGGAGTCCAAACGGGGGGCTGGAATTCATCATGCTTTAATAATAAAGTGACAGGGACATCTGATGTAAACCACCAATATTGCACATAGCTCAGGCACATAACACGTGTCAGTTGAAGCGTCAAATTATTTCTATGAACAATACACTGGCTGCACCGAATAAAGCTCTACTCCcagggaggaaaggaaacattgcAAAAGAAGTATTCTTCACAAAACGTTAACAGTGAGCCCACATTAAAGCTTTGGctgaaggggttttttttgaacaatAACTCAAAACGTTAAGTTTCAGAACCCATCAAACAGAACTAAACTAACATTCAGTCTTTCACCTTTCAAAAAAGTCCCATCCCTAAACATAAAgaactttgtttttaaacacaAGGAAATCTAAGGATACCACAGGACAATGATAACACATAACCATCTACCCAGATGATCAGCTTATACAtggatgataaataaataaatatatatatatataaccccgTTATAAATAATCCCTTTCATGTCACCAATTTTGCTTCAACTCATGGCAACTTTACAGTGCAAAGTAACAGTGTTGGAACCCAAATAACTGCATTGATAtcaggtgtaaaaaaacaaaacaataatctcACAAACAGTCGAAAAGATGCTTAagtgcttttactttttcaagGTGAGGCGCGTGCATGCGGGTTGGAAGCCATTACGCATTCGGCCTGTGAGTGACGCGGCGAAGAGAGTGCAATCCCATGATGCAACAGCCCCTGATAAGAGCAGGAATGTTGTAGACTGGGGAGTTTCCGTCCACACCGTGTCGCGAGTACAGCCAGGCCACGGTGGGTAACACGGGGGCTGCCACTGCCACCAGATCCACCAGGAAACTGTTGCTCCAGTAGCGTTTGCCGACCTCATCCGGCCCCGGTGACGGGCAAGGCTCCTCGTCGTCGACACCAAAGTCCAGCTCCTCCATGAACCGCCGGCTCTGTGTGGGCTCCGAGCAGCACATGCCGGAATCGGTGGAGGTGTCTGGGCTCTCCGGGTGAACAGGGCCGGGCACGCCGGGCGGATGAAGTGTGGAGTCGGGGAAATCAGCAGCGGTGGAAGCGGGCGGGTTTGGGAGGCCCACGAGCATGCTGGAGGCTGATAGAGCCATATCCCCGGCTGAAGACCCGTGGAActtcagcagctggaggagcagagccTGCAGGTCTGGGGACATGGGCGCTGTGTCGGTCTGGACTCCCTGGTCTTCTGTGGTCTGCTGGGAGACTGTGCTCGAGGATAATGGGACTGTGGTGGGAACTGCATTTGGGAGAGCTGGCGTTGTTTCAGTTGAATTATCAATCGACTGTCCCTCTTCTAACAGCGTTGACACCCCAGGCCCAGACTCCGCCTCAGCCCTCAGCTTGTCAAGAGAGTCCTGACTGAAGTCCACCGCAGTGGACATGAAGACCTGCTCCAGAATGTCCGCTCTGTTGGCCATCTCGTCGTTTACCAGCAGCCCGCTGTCGGCCATCGCCTCCGCCCCTTGATCTCCCAGCTCCatcccaccctcctcctccccttccatcTTCTTCCCACCACTGTCGGGGCCGTCACAGCTGAAGTCCAAGGTGTTTTCATCTTGTAGGCTGGCACCGCTCTGGGCGAGCTCCATGCTCTGCAGCAAGGACTccaacttcctgttttgaaTGTTGATGTCAATGAAGTACTTCTGTATTCCCTTATCCTTCTCCATCAGGCTGCTCTtcatggtctccaccacctgccGGAGCTGTCTGATCTCTTTGCGAGCCTCTTTGAGGGACAGCTGAGCCTCCACCCGGTGACACTCCTCTTCAATCCAGTCTTCCCTCATTCTGCCGAGCTGGCCCTTGAGCTCCTCAACCTCCGTCTCTCTAATAAAAGGGTAGGACATGTTACTACAATTGTTTAAAATTTGGGGAGAAATATTCTGGACAAACATGAAGAACAATGCACCAATATCTGTGCTCCAAATATGAAGCTACATCGAGCATGTGGTAAACTTAGATCTGCGCAAATCCTTGAAATGGGGTAAACGGCTTATTTGGCTCTCCATCCACTTTTATAGACCAAGATGACGCACATGTTTCCAGCGGCACGCTGACCCCGTCTCGTTTGCTCAAGAGTTCAAATTTTATTTCGATGCCCAAACTTTGGCAATAAATTGCATTTTACAATATTCCGTTAATCACTTGTGCAACGTTGTCATTGGCCCCACAGGTCATCCCTGCTCCTGAAAATGGTGTTAATATCCCTGCTCCTGAAAATGGTGTTAATAACCCATTTCCTGTCATGCCTGCTTTTTCCTCTCGCCGAGTACATTTTTCCAGTTCCATACCTTAAAAGATAACCAATTTTTATTGATTTCAATCCATACAAAAGCCAAAGTGCGAAGTCAGCATGTTGTTGTTAGTTTCCCCCccagtttccagtctttatttCTAAGCTACTTTGCTGTAACTTCATTTTAAACAGCAATGCCAGAGGGGTATCCAGCTTCTTGAATTATTCTCTCTCATCTCGCTCTGTAGAGCAGCAGTATGTAGATTAGTCTTCACAACCACAGTATCACCATTCCCGCCTGATATGACCACTATCATCCTGCCCTTTAAAGCCATGAAAAGCTACAGATACGTATATCACAGGAGCTTCTGTGCTGCATAATGTCGACTAACCCACCTGTCATGGACTCTGTTCTCAGACTCCATCAGTTTGGTCTTCAGGTGTCTGATGGCCACTTCCTTCTGCTGCAGCGGGGTGAGGTACTGCTCGGGGTTCGGGGGTCTGACGCCGTGGTTGTCTCCGCAGGAGTGGTAGCGACCCAGGTTGGCTCTTCTGTCGGGGGCAGACGTACAGTTATGTAGTATTGGTCAAAGGCCGCGTCCTCCCCTCTAGAAATACCACGTCCATCCACGTAGACAACGGACCAAATTGacatgtcaaagtaaaaaaaaaaaatcactcccAGCGGAGGGTTATTGGTCTGGGTGAGAGGATGCTGCCAGGGCAGATGCTCTCTGAAGCCTGGAATTACTGTCTGACACAGGATTACTGgcaagcagaggagggggggggacaactAAAATGCTGGTTTATCTAAATACAAGCAGAGTAAGCAAGAAGGGAAATCACCTCACTAGAATAACCTTAATAACCTCGGCATGTTCTATGATCAGTGTTCTGTCGTGCTCAAAGAGAACTTCTCAAaggatttgtgtctgtgtagaGGGCGACTGTCTGTAGATTTGGACAATATGCAAAGCAACgtgtaagccccccccccatctcgtCCCGTAGCACAGCATCCTAGCAACCTGGGATACTTGAGGCTTTGAAGCGAGCGCTAGAAATAGAATCAGCCCAGGAGCAGGAAGCATGTGAAAGGAAAAGATGTCACATGACACTCAGCCAGGCCGGGCGGAGGAAGGCTCACAACAGGATGTCTTAAAGCGACAGGAGTGGGGCTGGGTTTTTATTGATGCTCTAAACAAAAGATGAAGAGGGCAGAGTCTGctgttcaaaaaaagaaaagcttttgcTTGTCATTCATACTGCCGACCAGAGGGTTTATAGGTCAAACCTTAGGCAGGGCTGAGCGGGGTAACAAAAATAAAGCCTGGACCTTGTCAGAAATTCACGGCGGTCCACACTCCTGAGCTCTGAGGCTTTGTTGGTCTGAAATATTTAtgaccctctcctctcctccgaaCCAAGGTGCATTCACTCTAATCCAGTTAGGAGTTGGCCGCGGCCGGCACGGTCGCTCGTCTGGGTACCATATTCGgatatttgctttttattcaATCCCCATTAATCCTGGCCACAGCCAAATCATGACCGATATAATCCCGGCCAGCTGCaagagaggaaatgacaaaACAGTCTGAGCTTAATCCAGCCACccacgcacgcactcactcactcatcgTGATGATGCACTTTGCCCCCGAGCCACAATTCCAAAATCTCTCGGCCGCCAAGAAATCGACGGACATCTCCCTCGGGCAGAGGATGTTGGGATTGTAGCCAATCCAAGTGGCGAGGCGTGTGATTGCTAGACACGTTCACGGGGTCACGACGACTACGACGGAAAACAACGGTTGGTACCTGGAGGTGGGGCTGGagttgcagctgctgctgttggtggttGAGGACGCAGCTCTGGGGGGAGTCCTGTACGGAGCGTAGAGCTGCGCATCTTGGTTGGCTGCCAAGCTTCCGGCTGGCTTGAACACCGGGAGAGGTCGGATGTAGCTGCTGCGACTTGATAGAGGGATTGgaacaaaccaaaacataattCAAGCGTTaattccaaaaagaaaaagatcaactacacacaagtgaaaatgttttagtcTAGTGACCGAGCAAAGCATACAGATAATAGAAACGCATTATGTTGAACTTCATACCTTCGTGAAGGAGCTTTCTTTCCATCAGAGTTGAAGGTGAGGCCCTCCCGGGTCTTGAGGCTGCcggtgctgctggaggagctgaagtcTGCCTCACTTCctgcaggagaaagaagaagaaaaaacccatcAGCATGTTCACAGGGCAGCAAAACATAATCTTCCTCTTTTAGGGAAAAGTTGGATTCATAAGAAACTGTGCACGGTCTGGCTCAGGTCAATATTCTCAGGGGCTTTTGGTGCTACAGGCCAAAGTTAGGAAACTTTAGATcgttgactttttttctgtacttgAGCAACAGTAACCATGTTTGTGAATGACACAGCTCAACATTTCACTGGTTTTTGCCTCAAagtatgaaaacaatttttgtttgttagctCAGTTCCCCTCACTCCCTCCAAAAAACATCTTACTTTCAGCCTAAAATCCCCACGTTTAGATGAGGATGAGCACAAATACTCATATTCTATGATGTCATGACAACACTTGGCACCTCTAGCTCACATCTGATCGATGCCCTCTAGTTAGTTGGACTGACGTGAGCTTGAAGAGCTGAGCAATAAACGACTGTATGTGACAACAAATACCTTTAGCAGAAAATGAGCATTAGCATCCGGCCGTTAtgagaaacacaaaccaacTCAAATACGGAAACACAGACACGTTTCTGAACCTTGAGACCTCGGAATTGttcaaacagcaggaaaaactcCTCACTAGACAAAAAACTCAATGTTAAGTTCACATTCCTACCTGAGTAGCATCTCTTGCCATCGAACAAAACCATAGTACTGTGTATAGTGATAACtgtgacaaatttaaaaaaaacaaaaacccagatGAAGTAGAAATCTAAGTGCTCCTGCACCACTGGGTGAATCAAGTTTGATCAGTGTGGCAGCCTCCTGCTAATCAGCCTGATTGTCTGAGCCCCCAAACCTTCCCCTCGGCCAATCAGCTTTcagcctcctcccccccccacacacacacagatttagacagattggaagaagagggaggaaattGAACTTCGGTGAGTGCACTTGTGCTGGTGTATGTTAGCAGAGCACAGATGCACAGGCGGCGATTGGCACAGTTGTTATTGTCTTTTCAGTTTTGGGGAATCACTGCAAATGTCACAAATACAGTTATTGTACTTTGGTCTTTGGGGAACCACTGGCATGTGGGGAGACTATGTATGcagtgtattatatatatatatatatatatatgtatggacttatatatatatatatatatatatatatatatatatatataagtctactcatgaaagaataaatgtattcagtttTGACAGCTTAGGCCTCAAGTGAAGATgaccttctgtgtgtgtttttcttttgcataccTTCATCTCTGTATTCTTTGCTTACCCCTGGCTTTCATGGCCGACCTCAGCGCCCTCTTGTGCCGCTGCGCGCTGCGCGGCGCGCCGCCCCCCTCGGCCATCACCCTCACCCGCTTGCCCTCGGCCTTGCGCCCGGGCAGCGCCGGCGAGCCGCGCGCACTCCGCTCCGAGCCTGACGGGGTTTTGGAGGGGGACACAGACTGACTAGTGGGGCAGCCGGTGTCATCTACTGTGGACAGGCACAACAGACAGTAATAGCCGCCGCATGCGAAACATAGAGGCCGATTCTGATCATCTGACAGACAGAATAACAGCTTCCACCGCGCGGCGTGGTTTTGGACTGAAGTGCTGTGGTTTatgcagtgtacacacacacacacacacacacacacacacatgcacacacacacaaactcacacacgcacacacacacatgcacaaacacactcactcacacacacagacacacacacacacacaaacacacatgcacaaacacactcacacatacacacacacacgcacaaacactgtACGCACTATCTGCTAAGGAAGACAATTCAGGTGACCATGCACGAACATAAAATGCATTCTCTCTGTGTGCGCTCTCATAATCCTACTAGAAAATCAGTCTAAAGTCAGAGCTTCTGCTCTTCCATCCCATGTTTCCGGCGGTCCTCGGCCTGGAGTCGAGCCTCTTACCGGAGCAGAAGCTGTTGCTGCTGACGGTCCTCTTGGAGCGCTCCGAGCTCCCGTCGCACTCcttgccctcctcctccgagaGCGGGGACTCGGACGGAGGCGACCCCTTGTCCGTTGGTCGGAAGGGATGGAGGACCAGGCGCGGGATGCGGCTGCGGGGGCTCCCCTTCTCTGGGGACTTCTTCTCCTGTTCGAAGCAACATAGTTTGGCTGAAGCGCACCACCTTCACATTGTTTCCATCGGTTGATTGATGCCTTACGACGGGAACAGCGATGTGACATTTGACCCATCGTTTTCCTCCTTTTCAGAGTGGACGTGCAGCGGCAACGACGAGACTCACCTCGTACTCTTGGAACGGTCCCATTGTGCTTCACGCGGCGTTTCCCCCTGGTGAgtgggaaagaggaggaaaatgaggtGAGCCAGTTCTTCctgtggactgtgtgtgtgtgtgtgtgtgtgtgtgtgtggcagcattTCGACGTGGCCCTCAAACCCTTGACAATCAAGCGTCGTCTGTCAGAactgtgttacacacacacacacacacacacacacacaacctgcatGATGCAGATGGCATGAGCCCAAAGCTGCAGCCATGATCAACACATTATGAAACAAAGTCAGTGTCACAGCTAAAGAATAAACATTCAAGTACCAAGTCAAGCCAAGACAGTGAAATGGAGGCAAATTAATTCAGACAGCATTTGTTATTGATGCTCCGATGCTGAATAATGCAGATTCCTTCTCATGCTTGACAGAACTTCATACaatcacttcacttcctctcctcctgttgaTTGGCCCCTCGGCATCCTCGCCGGAACAGGGTCAGTTGCGTAAGCGCATAcgtggttttcttttcttttttttttcttctttttttttgcatgaggaATGATGTAATGGACCCCAAGGCCTGCGAGCTGCTGTCACATGCACGAGTGTGAATCTGTCTTCCCTACAGCTTCACGCACATGGTACCTTTTAGAGGAGCCCAGACCTCTGCAAaaatcctccccctctctccgaACCTCCAGGGTCCAAACGCGCCAAAGAGGAGTGTGGAAATAGAACAGAGCGTCGTGGGAGTCGAACCCCCCCCCTGTCATCGGGCCCCAAATTTAGATTTGGAGCTCCAGGTGGTCCCTGCACTTCCTTTGAGCTCTCGCATCCACAGCATCATCACACTGTAGCGACGCACAGCCGCTTGGTGCACTGGCATGGGCAGAATCCGATTATAGGAACCAAGAGCCGTGCCCTAGCAACAGTCTTAGCAACcggggtgtatgtgtgtgtgtgtgtgtgtgtgtgcacaagaaAAACTCCAGCTAGATGGAACCAATCATGCGTGAATCTGCACAGAGAAGGGAGATTCTGCTGTTCATCCTGTGAGATTCCTGTCCGTCACAGAGAGAACATCTCGACCAGTGTGATGACacttaaacaacaacaacaacaacaacaacaacaacaacaacaacaacctaacGGCGACAGCGAGGGCATACAGCCATAAAGCCACGATGATGGATGCATATTGGATACGTCGAGTGCTGCGAAAGGAATGAGAGCTGCTGGGGATGGATGGGAGGAAAGCATTCCATAAATGATGGTGTTAATAACAATAATCCTTCAACTGCCTTTTATAGTCATCACAGACTGTTTGTTCTGGTGCGAGGCTTTCTTCATTTGGTCTCTCGGGAGCTCGTAACCTGCAACTCTTCTGGGTGTTTGGTTTCAGACAGCATGGCACGGCATCGTGCATGTGCTCATCCACTTGACTCCAGACGAGGTTGATTGGCTTCCCACTGAGCCACGGGCTAAGCGTTACCTAAGCTCTCCTTGGTATAATGACCGACAGTCCCTTCTGAAAACTCGTTCAAACACATATAAGCCTGGTGGGAGAAAGTATGGGAGCACTGCAGAAGGTTTAGAGACCGTCTACACGACTGGTTACTGAGGCTTTAAGCCTCCACTCCGGCCACTTCCCTTATCCAGGTGGTCAACTGTTGAAAAACGGCGCGGATTCCCCCTTTAATCCATCCCAGTGCTTTCTAACGTTGATCGTGCACGCGGACTAACGTGAAAGCTCTTTATTCCATTTtcagatcaacaaaaaaaaaaaaccctgacgcACACGGAGCCCTTATGTTCTATTCTGCATGCCACCGTCAATATAGGCtcataatgaataaaataattactctctggaaaaaaaacacagagcagcacgTCCGTCACATCACTGGCCCTGAAGCACAGTGCATCGTCATTGCATGATGTCATCACTTCCATGATAATCTCGTTCACTTCCAGGAATCATCCCAGGGAGCACGGAGCATATTCTGAAACCCAGTGCGACGTTCAGTTCCGGAGCGAGCGCGGTTACGAGCTCTGATAATCCACAGTGGAATTATCTTCTTTATTGTGGCACCATATGTTGGAACTTTGTGCCTTTTTATAACCATTTTAAGAACACCTGAAATCATCATTAATAAACTCAATGCAATCATTTCTTataagaatttctttttttaaaattaataatttaaaaaacccacTGCTCTGACCAAGGGGCCCCTGTAGAAGATGCCTCCCATGTGCCCACATGTTTACATCCCTAACCCTTTGTTTGGCACACATCTCACTTCACTGAGTGTTGTCATGTCTCTTGACAAATGACAGCATCTCTTCGCACGGAGACATCCAGTATATTATTTTACACGtgctaaatgttttgttttcgtttcaTCTGGCGCCCCCACAGTTATGCGAAGCGCCCCTGGAATAAGGACATGGGAAACGGGCTCCAGGGTGTAACCGGTGGAGATGTAAACATCACACTACAGGCACCAGATGTTATACCCAGCACCACCCAGACATGTATGACACGAGCATAATCTCGGAtcatttgtaataaaataaattcaatcaaatataagaaaaaaaaaaaaaaagactcgtTGCTGAACTTGTGAACGGGTCCTTCGTCAGCCACCTGCTCTTGTCCTGTTGACAGTTCGGTTTCATTCAAATGCTTATCACATTAATCTGaagtaaaaacacaagtgaaagaCTTGCCTGGATGTGTGATGGTGTTTTCCTCTCAGAAGGATGCGCGTTGAGCGGTGAAGCACAAAGGGGTcgctcctccgctgctgctgctgctgctgctgctgctgctgctgctgctgatgatgatgaggaggaggaggaggatgatgaggatgaggatgatgatgatgatgctgctccGCCGGTGTCAGCCTCCGCTCTGCTCTGAGGTCGGcggcgggaggagggaggtgctgccgatgacacacacacgactggaCAAGAGGCGAGagcgcgcgtgcgcgcacacacacacacacacacacacacacacacacacacaatatgacGACCATCACAAGTGGGttacataacataacattactTAACCACGTACCCTCAGCAGCCCCCTCCCCGTCCAATCTCCATAAGACCCAGATATGGCCTGCGGTTATTGACATGTTTAGAAACCGCCAATGTGAGAATCTGTCACACGACCAACAGACAAATGTTCAACGTCAACTGCCATTTAACACATGGCACAACTAAACCCTCTGACACATAGTAAATATGTGCTCATCACCGCACcaatattttacattcaaagaGGATCCACCCGATGCGTAAAGTGCCAGTACTGATTCACGCCAGCGCCACGACGCACAAACATGACATGCAGACCTAACACGATATatacacagaacagacagaaggttagtgtgtgcgcgtgtgtgtgtgtgtgtgtgtgtgtgtgtgtgtgtgtgatgaaactCGAGTGTTTCACAACGCTCTCCtcagtgtggagagagagggagttgactctccatggtgctgaaaccAGGCCGATGCCATGcggcagctgcacacacactcggtcTTATTCAGGCCTACTGTATatccatttatatttacattcatattgGCTTTCAATGCCATTAAGCAACACTGACATGTTCTATATAAGAGCAACCTAAAACCAGCACAGTGTTTGTCCGTCCAACAGCCTCGCTGATTTGGATACAAGTGCAGAAACGATCAGAATCCAACAGCAGTGCCATATACATCCACATCTGTGCGTAATGTTTGCTCTCGCCTCTCGCCTGTGTACAGATGTTCACCTTATATACAGCCGCGTCACGCTGGATTGCGGGACAGCTCCCTGACACTGACTGGTACCGAATCAAACGTTAGCACGTGACTCCACATGGGCATCGTGTTTGTGCTCTTATCGCCGAGGCCCTCTGCTGGAGCAATGACGTACTGTCACAgagtggtggtgctgctgctgctgcagcccccATCATCCACATCAGATCAGAATTGGAATCAGATCAGAATCTgctttattggccaagcatgGATAAACGTACAAAGAATTTGTCTCTGGTTCCCTGTGCTCTCGTAGTGTACTCACACAGAAAAAGACATTACTTGCTTGTAATttatcattattgattattgtttaatttatttcccctttttctctgctttgtttCTGATCAGCTGTCCTCTGTTTCACTAATGAGTTTTGTGATAtagaattaatttatttatatgtatgggtaactgatttttaaattttttatgtgGTACAGTAAATTGTTAATAGGGACGAGGCTCTGCTGGAGCTGAACTTGGGAGTGGGGGTAAACCCATTTCTGTTTTACTGTATCCGTGCTTTAAAGCatattgttcctttttttatgttaataaaaaaaacttgaacaaacaaaacaaaaagacttacacaaacaaaacaaggacgaCAGAGCTAAACAAGATGACCATGAACATTGACATTTAGTTGCTGTGTACAGttataaacatataatatagaataatatatatataaaaaatatgtatgtgtacatatatatgtatatatatcatttttaaattttttaaattttttatgtaTAAGAATGAGAGCAATACGTTGAAGGAAGACACTATTGCAAATATGCTGAAATAAATATGGATAAAAACAGATTACTCTATATACATGAAGAAGaatactggaaaaaaatattgaataaaaataaatacacagtatTATACACAGGGTGGGAGGACATGGCAGAATGTGAATGGAGGTGCGGTGGATGTTTAGTGTTACAGTTTATTGCACAGACCTGGACTATGTTGTAATGTATTGCAGCAATAATCTGAATACGTCCTGAGAGTATAATTTTAAATCCAAACTTTAATTATCTATATGTATGACAACTCACCCGCCTCGTTGGACATGTGGGCTATTTTAAAACCTGCAACACACTGCACAGTTGGTCATGAAACCAGATTTTCCCAGGTGACATGAA
Encoded proteins:
- the sybu gene encoding syntabulin isoform X1, with the translated sequence MGPFQEYEEKKSPEKGSPRSRIPRLVLHPFRPTDKGSPPSESPLSEEEGKECDGSSERSKRTVSSNSFCSVDDTGCPTSQSVSPSKTPSGSERSARGSPALPGRKAEGKRVRVMAEGGGAPRSAQRHKRALRSAMKARGSEADFSSSSSTGSLKTREGLTFNSDGKKAPSRSRSSYIRPLPVFKPAGSLAANQDAQLYAPYRTPPRAASSTTNSSSCNSSPTSRRANLGRYHSCGDNHGVRPPNPEQYLTPLQQKEVAIRHLKTKLMESENRVHDRETEVEELKGQLGRMREDWIEEECHRVEAQLSLKEARKEIRQLRQVVETMKSSLMEKDKGIQKYFIDINIQNRKLESLLQSMELAQSGASLQDENTLDFSCDGPDSGGKKMEGEEEGGMELGDQGAEAMADSGLLVNDEMANRADILEQVFMSTAVDFSQDSLDKLRAEAESGPGVSTLLEEGQSIDNSTETTPALPNAVPTTVPLSSSTVSQQTTEDQGVQTDTAPMSPDLQALLLQLLKFHGSSAGDMALSASSMLVGLPNPPASTAADFPDSTLHPPGVPGPVHPESPDTSTDSGMCCSEPTQSRRFMEELDFGVDDEEPCPSPGPDEVGKRYWSNSFLVDLVAVAAPVLPTVAWLYSRHGVDGNSPVYNIPALIRGCCIMGLHSLRRVTHRPNA
- the sybu gene encoding syntabulin isoform X4 gives rise to the protein MVLFDGKRCYSGSEADFSSSSSTGSLKTREGLTFNSDGKKAPSRSRSSYIRPLPVFKPAGSLAANQDAQLYAPYRTPPRAASSTTNSSSCNSSPTSRRANLGRYHSCGDNHGVRPPNPEQYLTPLQQKEVAIRHLKTKLMESENRVHDRETEVEELKGQLGRMREDWIEEECHRVEAQLSLKEARKEIRQLRQVVETMKSSLMEKDKGIQKYFIDINIQNRKLESLLQSMELAQSGASLQDENTLDFSCDGPDSGGKKMEGEEEGGMELGDQGAEAMADSGLLVNDEMANRADILEQVFMSTAVDFSQDSLDKLRAEAESGPGVSTLLEEGQSIDNSTETTPALPNAVPTTVPLSSSTVSQQTTEDQGVQTDTAPMSPDLQALLLQLLKFHGSSAGDMALSASSMLVGLPNPPASTAADFPDSTLHPPGVPGPVHPESPDTSTDSGMCCSEPTQSRRFMEELDFGVDDEEPCPSPGPDEVGKRYWSNSFLVDLVAVAAPVLPTVAWLYSRHGVDGNSPVYNIPALIRGCCIMGLHSLRRVTHRPNA
- the sybu gene encoding syntabulin isoform X3; translation: MGPFQEYEEKKSPEKGSPRSRIPRLVLHPFRPTDKGSPPSESPLSEEEGKECDGSSERSKRTVSSNSFCSGSERSARGSPALPGRKAEGKRVRVMAEGGGAPRSAQRHKRALRSAMKARGSEADFSSSSSTGSLKTREGLTFNSDGKKAPSRSRSSYIRPLPVFKPAGSLAANQDAQLYAPYRTPPRAASSTTNSSSCNSSPTSRRANLGRYHSCGDNHGVRPPNPEQYLTPLQQKEVAIRHLKTKLMESENRVHDRETEVEELKGQLGRMREDWIEEECHRVEAQLSLKEARKEIRQLRQVVETMKSSLMEKDKGIQKYFIDINIQNRKLESLLQSMELAQSGASLQDENTLDFSCDGPDSGGKKMEGEEEGGMELGDQGAEAMADSGLLVNDEMANRADILEQVFMSTAVDFSQDSLDKLRAEAESGPGVSTLLEEGQSIDNSTETTPALPNAVPTTVPLSSSTVSQQTTEDQGVQTDTAPMSPDLQALLLQLLKFHGSSAGDMALSASSMLVGLPNPPASTAADFPDSTLHPPGVPGPVHPESPDTSTDSGMCCSEPTQSRRFMEELDFGVDDEEPCPSPGPDEVGKRYWSNSFLVDLVAVAAPVLPTVAWLYSRHGVDGNSPVYNIPALIRGCCIMGLHSLRRVTHRPNA
- the sybu gene encoding syntabulin isoform X2 encodes the protein MGPFQEYEEKKSPEKGSPRSRIPRLVLHPFRPTDKGSPPSESPLSEEEGKECDGSSERSKRTVSSNSFCSDDTGCPTSQSVSPSKTPSGSERSARGSPALPGRKAEGKRVRVMAEGGGAPRSAQRHKRALRSAMKARGSEADFSSSSSTGSLKTREGLTFNSDGKKAPSRSRSSYIRPLPVFKPAGSLAANQDAQLYAPYRTPPRAASSTTNSSSCNSSPTSRRANLGRYHSCGDNHGVRPPNPEQYLTPLQQKEVAIRHLKTKLMESENRVHDRETEVEELKGQLGRMREDWIEEECHRVEAQLSLKEARKEIRQLRQVVETMKSSLMEKDKGIQKYFIDINIQNRKLESLLQSMELAQSGASLQDENTLDFSCDGPDSGGKKMEGEEEGGMELGDQGAEAMADSGLLVNDEMANRADILEQVFMSTAVDFSQDSLDKLRAEAESGPGVSTLLEEGQSIDNSTETTPALPNAVPTTVPLSSSTVSQQTTEDQGVQTDTAPMSPDLQALLLQLLKFHGSSAGDMALSASSMLVGLPNPPASTAADFPDSTLHPPGVPGPVHPESPDTSTDSGMCCSEPTQSRRFMEELDFGVDDEEPCPSPGPDEVGKRYWSNSFLVDLVAVAAPVLPTVAWLYSRHGVDGNSPVYNIPALIRGCCIMGLHSLRRVTHRPNA